One window of the Mycobacterium xenopi genome contains the following:
- a CDS encoding glycosyltransferase family 4 protein has translation MRVLVVSWEYPPVVVGGLGRHVHHLSTALAAAGHDVVVLSRRPTGTDPSTHPSSDEINEGVRVVAAAQDPHEFTFGADMMAWTLAMGHAMIRAGLALKKPGTNRSWRPDVVHAHDWLVAHPAIALSEFYDLPMVSTIHATEAGRHSGWVSGALSRQVHAIESWLVRESDSLITCSASMREEITELFGPGLAEITVIRNGIDADRWPFATRRPRTGPPELLYVGRLEYEKGVHDLITALPRIRRSHPGTTLTIAGDGTQQDWLVEQTRKHRVRKAVNFVGHLDHHELLAALHRADVAVLPSHYEPFGLAALEAAAAGTPLVTSNIGGLGEAVIDGQTGLSCPPRDVARLAAAVRAVLDDPDAAQQRALAARQRLTSDFDWRTVAQETTQVYLAAKRRERQPLPRLPIVEHALPDR, from the coding sequence GTGAGAGTCCTTGTGGTGTCGTGGGAATACCCGCCGGTGGTGGTCGGCGGGCTTGGCCGGCACGTCCACCACTTGTCGACCGCGCTGGCCGCGGCCGGCCATGACGTCGTCGTACTGTCTCGCCGTCCCACCGGTACCGACCCGAGCACGCATCCGTCGTCCGACGAAATCAACGAGGGCGTGCGTGTTGTCGCGGCTGCGCAGGATCCGCACGAGTTCACCTTCGGTGCCGACATGATGGCCTGGACACTGGCGATGGGACACGCCATGATCCGTGCCGGGCTGGCGTTGAAAAAGCCCGGCACCAACCGCTCCTGGCGCCCCGATGTAGTGCACGCACACGACTGGCTGGTGGCCCACCCGGCCATTGCCTTGTCCGAATTCTATGACTTGCCAATGGTTTCCACTATTCACGCGACGGAGGCAGGTCGACACTCCGGATGGGTGTCGGGTGCGCTCAGCCGCCAGGTGCACGCAATCGAATCCTGGCTGGTACGCGAATCCGATTCGCTGATCACCTGTTCGGCGTCGATGCGCGAGGAGATCACCGAGCTGTTCGGACCAGGGCTGGCCGAAATCACGGTCATCCGCAACGGGATCGACGCCGACCGCTGGCCGTTCGCAACACGCCGTCCACGCACCGGACCGCCGGAGCTGCTGTATGTGGGCAGGCTGGAGTACGAGAAAGGCGTACACGACCTCATCACAGCGTTGCCGCGAATCCGGCGCAGCCACCCTGGCACCACGTTGACCATCGCCGGCGATGGCACCCAGCAGGATTGGCTCGTTGAACAGACCCGTAAACATCGTGTGCGCAAGGCGGTCAACTTCGTCGGGCACCTGGACCACCACGAGCTATTGGCAGCGCTGCACCGCGCCGACGTTGCCGTGCTGCCCAGCCACTACGAACCGTTCGGACTCGCGGCGCTGGAAGCAGCAGCAGCCGGCACCCCGCTGGTCACGTCAAACATCGGCGGCCTGGGTGAGGCGGTGATCGACGGACAGACCGGGCTGTCCTGCCCGCCGCGCGACGTGGCGCGATTGGCAGCCGCGGTGCGGGCCGTGCTCGACGATCCCGACGCGGCGCAGCAGCGTGCCCTGGCCGCCCGCCAACGACTCACTTCGGATTTCGATTGGCGCACCGTCGCCCAGGAAACCACGCAGGTCTACCTCGCAGCCAAACGCCGTGAACGCCAACCACTTCCACGGTTGCCGATCGTCGAACACGCGCTGCCGGACCGCTAA
- the mnmA gene encoding tRNA 2-thiouridine(34) synthase MnmA produces the protein MRVLAAMSGGVDSSVAAARMVDAGHDVVGVHLALSQAPGTLRTGSRGCCSKEDAGDARRVADVLGIPFYVWDFAERFKQDVIDDFVSSYARGETPNPCVRCNQRIKFSALSARALALGFDAVATGHYARLCDGKLRRAVDRDKDQSYVLAVLTADQLRHAAFPIGDTPKPQIRAEAARRGLAVAEKPDSHDICFIPSGNTRAFLGERIGVRRGTVVDSQGTVLAEHDGVHSFTIGQRKGLGIAGPGPNGRARYVTAIDADTATVRVGDVADLDVWTLTGREPVFTAGTPPSEPVECVVQVRAHGETVPATAELDDGTLVVRLLAPLRGVARGQTLVLYRPDPDGDEVIGSATIAATS, from the coding sequence ATGAGAGTTCTCGCCGCGATGAGCGGTGGTGTCGACTCATCGGTGGCCGCTGCCCGGATGGTCGACGCCGGTCACGACGTGGTCGGCGTGCACTTGGCTCTTTCGCAAGCGCCCGGCACGTTGCGCACCGGCTCACGCGGCTGCTGCTCCAAGGAAGACGCCGGCGATGCCCGCCGGGTCGCAGACGTACTCGGAATCCCTTTCTACGTATGGGATTTCGCGGAGAGGTTCAAGCAGGACGTGATCGACGATTTCGTGTCCTCCTACGCCCGCGGGGAAACTCCCAACCCTTGTGTGCGGTGCAACCAGCGGATCAAATTTTCTGCGCTGTCAGCGCGGGCGCTGGCTTTGGGTTTTGACGCCGTGGCCACCGGCCACTACGCCCGGCTGTGCGACGGAAAGCTGCGCCGCGCCGTCGACCGGGACAAGGACCAGTCGTATGTATTGGCGGTGCTCACCGCAGATCAGTTGCGCCACGCCGCGTTCCCGATCGGTGACACGCCCAAACCGCAGATCCGCGCCGAGGCTGCCCGCCGGGGCTTGGCGGTCGCGGAAAAGCCGGACAGCCACGACATCTGCTTCATCCCGTCCGGGAACACCCGCGCGTTTCTCGGCGAGCGCATCGGCGTGCGCCGTGGAACCGTCGTCGATTCGCAGGGCACCGTGCTGGCCGAGCACGACGGTGTGCACAGCTTCACGATCGGGCAGCGCAAAGGGCTGGGCATCGCCGGTCCCGGCCCAAACGGTCGAGCCCGTTACGTGACCGCGATCGACGCCGACACCGCCACCGTGCGGGTGGGCGATGTCGCCGACCTCGACGTGTGGACGCTGACCGGGCGGGAACCGGTGTTCACCGCCGGCACGCCGCCGTCAGAGCCTGTCGAGTGCGTGGTGCAGGTTCGTGCCCACGGCGAAACTGTCCCTGCTACAGCAGAATTGGACGACGGCACGCTTGTGGTTCGGCTTCTTGCCCCGCTGCGGGGTGTGGCTCGCGGGCAGACGCTGGTGCTGTATCGACCGGATCCCGACGGTGACGAGGTGATTGGCAGCGCCACGATCGCCGCCACCTCGTAA
- a CDS encoding glycoside hydrolase family 57 protein produces MNHSATASRVPGLFTLVLHTHLPWLAHHGRWPVGEEWLYQSWAAAYLPVLRVLRALAEEDRHRLVTLGMTPVVAAQLDDPYCLDGMHYWLANWRLRAAEAASLRPGAQSEPVTACSPNALRVFGIRDCAEADRALDDFATLWRHGASPLLRALIDAGVVELLGGPLAHPFQPLLHPRLREFALREGLADAQQRLAHTPAGIWAPECAYAPGMEHDYAAAGVSHFIVDGPSLHGDTALGRPVGDTDVVAFGRDLQVSYRVWSPKSGYPGHAAYRDFHTYDHLTGLKPARVTGRNVPADAKAPYDPERADRTVDTHVADFVDVVRRRLFGETERIGRPAHVIAAFDTELFGHWWYEGPTWLQRVLRALPAAGVRVGTLSDAIADGFVGSAVELPPSSWGSGKDWQVWAGEKVADLVQLNAEVVDTALTTVDKALAQTASLDGPTPRDQIADQILRETLLTVSSDWPFMVSKDSAADYARYRAHLHAHATREIAGALASGRRETAQRLADGWNRADGLFGALDARRLPR; encoded by the coding sequence ATGAACCACAGCGCCACCGCTAGTCGGGTGCCGGGTTTGTTCACCCTGGTGCTGCACACGCATCTGCCGTGGCTGGCCCACCACGGCCGCTGGCCGGTCGGCGAGGAATGGCTCTACCAGTCATGGGCAGCGGCCTACCTGCCGGTGCTGCGGGTACTGCGCGCGCTGGCCGAGGAGGACCGCCACCGACTGGTCACACTCGGGATGACACCGGTGGTTGCCGCGCAGCTCGACGACCCGTACTGCCTCGACGGCATGCACTACTGGCTGGCGAACTGGCGGCTGCGCGCGGCCGAGGCCGCCAGCCTGCGACCCGGCGCCCAGTCAGAACCAGTGACTGCATGCTCGCCGAACGCCTTGCGCGTCTTCGGGATTCGCGACTGCGCCGAAGCCGACCGGGCCCTCGACGACTTCGCCACCCTGTGGCGCCATGGCGCCAGCCCGCTGCTGCGCGCCTTGATCGACGCCGGCGTCGTCGAACTGCTCGGCGGCCCGCTCGCACACCCCTTCCAGCCGCTGCTGCATCCGAGGCTGCGCGAATTCGCGCTGCGGGAAGGGCTGGCCGACGCTCAGCAGCGGTTGGCGCACACCCCCGCCGGGATCTGGGCGCCCGAATGCGCCTACGCCCCAGGCATGGAACACGACTACGCCGCCGCCGGGGTAAGCCACTTCATCGTCGACGGCCCCTCGCTGCACGGCGACACCGCCCTGGGCCGCCCGGTCGGCGACACCGACGTGGTCGCGTTCGGCCGCGACCTGCAGGTCAGCTACCGGGTGTGGTCGCCGAAGTCCGGTTACCCCGGCCACGCCGCCTATCGCGACTTCCACACCTACGACCACCTCACCGGGCTCAAGCCCGCCCGGGTGACCGGCCGCAACGTCCCGGCGGACGCCAAGGCGCCCTACGATCCCGAGCGCGCCGATCGCACAGTGGACACCCACGTCGCCGACTTCGTCGACGTGGTCCGTCGCCGGCTGTTCGGCGAAACCGAACGGATCGGCCGCCCGGCGCATGTCATCGCGGCTTTCGACACCGAACTGTTCGGTCACTGGTGGTATGAGGGACCGACGTGGCTGCAGCGCGTGCTGCGCGCATTGCCCGCAGCGGGGGTGCGGGTTGGTACGCTCTCCGACGCGATCGCCGACGGGTTCGTCGGCTCGGCAGTCGAATTACCGCCCAGCTCTTGGGGTTCGGGCAAGGACTGGCAAGTCTGGGCCGGTGAGAAGGTGGCCGATCTGGTGCAGCTCAACGCCGAAGTGGTCGACACCGCGCTGACAACGGTAGACAAGGCGTTGGCCCAAACTGCGTCGTTGGACGGCCCGACGCCGCGCGATCAGATCGCCGACCAGATCCTGCGGGAGACGCTGCTCACGGTGTCCAGCGACTGGCCGTTCATGGTAAGCAAGGACTCCGCCGCCGACTATGCGCGTTACCGGGCCCACCTGCATGCGCACGCGACCCGCGAGATCGCCGGCGCGTTGGCGTCGGGGCGGCGCGAGACCGCCCAGCGGCTCGCCGACGGCTGGAACCGTGCCGACGGGCTGTTCGGTGCGCTGGATGCACGAAGGCTGCCGCGATGA
- a CDS encoding cysteine desulfurase family protein produces MVYLDHAATTPMYPAAIEAMTAVLATVGNASSLHSTGRAARRRMEESRELIAEKLGARPSEVIFTAGGTESDNLAVKGIYWARRDAQPRHRRIVTTAVEHHAVLDSVTWLAEHEGAEVTWLPVAPDGSVSPAALRDALDGYDDVALVSVMWANNEVGTIMPIAELAAIAAEFDVPMHSDAIQAVGQLPVDFAASGLSAMSVAAHKFGGPPGVGALVLRRDVSCVPLSHGGGQERDIRSGTPDVAGAVAMATAAQIAVDELEANSARLRLLRDRLIDGVLAGVEGARLNGPRETRLPGNAHFTFDGCEGDALLMLLDANGIECSTGSACTAGVAQPSHVLLAMGADAASARGSLRLSLGHTSVDADVDAALRVLPSAVSRARQASLAAAGASQ; encoded by the coding sequence ATGGTGTACCTCGATCACGCCGCCACCACTCCGATGTATCCCGCAGCCATCGAGGCGATGACGGCTGTGCTGGCCACCGTCGGCAATGCCTCGTCGCTGCACAGCACCGGCCGCGCGGCACGCCGGCGGATGGAGGAATCACGCGAGCTGATCGCCGAGAAGCTGGGCGCTCGACCGTCGGAGGTGATCTTCACCGCGGGCGGCACCGAAAGCGACAACCTGGCCGTCAAGGGCATTTACTGGGCTCGCCGCGACGCACAGCCCCGCCATCGGCGCATCGTCACCACCGCGGTCGAGCATCACGCCGTGCTGGACTCGGTGACCTGGCTCGCCGAACACGAAGGCGCCGAGGTGACTTGGCTGCCGGTCGCCCCAGATGGATCGGTGTCGCCGGCGGCCTTGCGCGACGCTCTCGACGGCTACGACGACGTGGCCCTGGTGTCGGTGATGTGGGCCAATAACGAGGTCGGCACGATCATGCCCATCGCCGAACTCGCTGCCATCGCAGCCGAATTCGACGTGCCTATGCATAGTGATGCCATTCAGGCCGTGGGCCAGCTGCCGGTCGACTTCGCCGCCAGCGGCCTGTCCGCGATGAGTGTGGCCGCGCACAAGTTTGGCGGTCCGCCCGGGGTAGGGGCTTTGGTGTTGCGCCGCGACGTCAGCTGCGTACCACTGTCGCACGGCGGCGGCCAAGAACGTGACATCCGTTCCGGCACACCGGATGTCGCTGGTGCTGTCGCGATGGCGACGGCGGCGCAGATCGCGGTCGACGAGCTGGAGGCCAACAGCGCACGGCTTCGCCTGCTGAGAGACCGGCTCATCGACGGCGTCCTCGCCGGGGTCGAAGGCGCCCGGCTCAACGGGCCGAGAGAAACCAGGCTGCCCGGGAACGCTCACTTCACGTTTGACGGCTGCGAGGGCGACGCACTGCTGATGTTGTTGGACGCTAACGGAATAGAGTGCTCGACCGGATCTGCATGTACCGCTGGCGTTGCCCAGCCGTCGCATGTGTTGCTCGCGATGGGCGCCGATGCGGCCAGTGCGCGGGGTTCGCTGCGACTGTCTTTGGGACACACCAGCGTCGACGCCGACGTCGACGCGGCGCTGCGGGTTTTGCCGAGTGCGGTGTCCCGCGCGCGGCAGGCCTCCCTGGCAGCGGCGGGGGCGTCGCAATGA
- a CDS encoding acyltransferase codes for MTSMWGAPLHRRWRGSRLRDPRQAKFLTLASLKWVLANRAFTPWYLVRYWRLLKFKLANPHIITRGMVFLGKDVEIHCTPELAQLEIGRWVHIGDKNTIRAHEGSLRFGDKVVLGRDNVINTYLDIELGDSVLMSDWCYICDFDHRMDDINTPIKDQGIVKTPVRIGPDTWIATKVTVLRGTTIGRGCVLGSHAVVKGNIPDYSIAVGAPAKVVKNRRLAWEASAAQRAELAAALADIERKKAAR; via the coding sequence ATGACGAGCATGTGGGGCGCACCGCTGCATCGGCGCTGGCGCGGATCGAGGCTGCGCGACCCACGCCAGGCCAAGTTCCTGACGCTGGCATCGCTGAAGTGGGTGCTGGCCAACCGGGCCTTCACCCCGTGGTATCTGGTGCGGTATTGGCGGTTGTTGAAGTTCAAGCTGGCCAACCCGCACATCATCACCCGCGGCATGGTCTTCCTCGGCAAAGACGTGGAGATTCACTGCACGCCCGAACTGGCGCAGCTGGAGATCGGGCGCTGGGTGCACATCGGCGACAAGAACACCATCCGCGCGCACGAGGGCTCGCTGCGGTTCGGCGACAAGGTGGTGCTCGGCCGCGACAACGTCATCAACACCTACCTCGACATCGAACTCGGCGACTCGGTTCTGATGTCCGACTGGTGCTACATATGTGATTTCGACCACCGGATGGACGACATCAACACGCCGATCAAAGACCAGGGCATCGTCAAGACACCGGTGCGGATCGGGCCGGACACCTGGATCGCGACCAAGGTGACCGTGCTGCGGGGGACCACCATCGGGCGAGGTTGCGTGCTGGGATCGCATGCCGTGGTCAAGGGCAACATCCCGGACTACTCGATCGCGGTCGGCGCGCCTGCCAAAGTCGTCAAAAACCGGCGATTGGCCTGGGAAGCGTCGGCCGCTCAGCGCGCCGAGCTGGCAGCTGCGCTGGCCGACATCGAACGCAAGAAGGCGGCGCGTTAG
- a CDS encoding electron transfer flavoprotein subunit beta/FixA family protein, with protein MTNIVVLIKQVPDTWSERKLRDDDFTLDRESADAVLDEINERAVEEALLIREKEAADGIEGSVTVLTAGPERATEAIRKALSMGADKAVHLLDEGMHGSDVIQTAWALARALGTIEGTELVIAGNESTDGTAGAVPAIIAEYLGLPQLTHLRKVSVEGGKIIGERETDEGVFTLEAPLPAVISVNEKINEPRFPSFKGIMAAKKKEVIKLTLAEIGVEPDEVGLANAGSTVLASNPKPPKTAGEKVVDEGDGGTKIAEYLVAQKLI; from the coding sequence ATGACGAACATCGTGGTCCTGATCAAGCAGGTCCCAGACACTTGGTCGGAGCGCAAGCTCCGCGACGACGATTTCACCCTGGACCGCGAGTCGGCCGACGCCGTGCTGGACGAAATCAACGAGCGCGCGGTCGAGGAGGCGTTGCTGATCCGGGAGAAAGAAGCTGCCGACGGCATCGAAGGCTCGGTGACGGTGCTGACCGCGGGCCCAGAGCGGGCCACCGAAGCGATTCGCAAGGCGCTGTCGATGGGTGCCGACAAGGCGGTGCACCTGCTCGACGAGGGGATGCACGGTTCGGATGTCATCCAGACGGCGTGGGCGTTGGCCCGCGCGCTGGGCACCATCGAGGGCACCGAGCTGGTGATCGCCGGTAACGAGTCCACCGACGGGACCGCCGGTGCGGTGCCGGCCATCATCGCCGAATATCTCGGGCTGCCGCAGTTGACCCACTTGCGGAAGGTGTCGGTCGAGGGAGGCAAGATCATCGGCGAGCGCGAGACCGACGAGGGCGTGTTCACCCTCGAGGCCCCGTTGCCCGCAGTGATCAGCGTGAACGAGAAGATCAATGAGCCGCGCTTCCCGTCCTTCAAGGGCATCATGGCGGCGAAAAAGAAGGAAGTGATCAAGCTGACGCTGGCCGAGATCGGCGTGGAACCCGACGAGGTAGGCCTGGCCAACGCCGGCTCGACGGTTTTGGCGTCAAATCCCAAGCCACCCAAGACCGCTGGCGAGAAGGTCGTCGACGAGGGCGACGGTGGCACCAAGATTGCCGAGTACCTGGTCGCTCAAAAACTGATCTAA
- a CDS encoding electron transfer flavoprotein subunit alpha/FixB family protein codes for MAEVLVLVEHAEGALKKVTAELLTAARRLGEPAAVVVGTPGTAASLIDGLKAAGAEKIYVAESDIVDQYLITPQVDVLANLAESSSPAAVLLAASADGKEIAGRLAARIGSGLLVDVVDVQPGGKALYSIFGGAFTVEAQANGDTPVIAVRAGAIEAEPAEGAGEQVTVEVPAPAENAAKVTARQPAVAGDRPELTEAAIVVSGGRGVGSAENFRVVEELADSLGAAVGASRAAVDSGYYPGQFQVGQTGKTVSPQLYIALGISGAIQHRAGMQTSKTIVAVNKDEEAPIFEIADFGVVGDLFKVAPQLTEAIKARKG; via the coding sequence ATGGCTGAAGTACTGGTGCTCGTCGAGCACGCTGAAGGTGCGCTGAAGAAGGTCACCGCGGAACTGCTCACCGCGGCCCGTCGGCTGGGCGAACCCGCCGCCGTCGTCGTCGGTACCCCGGGCACGGCCGCCTCGCTGATCGATGGGCTGAAGGCCGCCGGCGCAGAGAAGATCTATGTCGCCGAGTCCGACATCGTCGACCAGTACCTGATCACCCCACAGGTCGACGTACTGGCCAACCTTGCTGAATCATCGTCACCGGCAGCGGTGTTGCTGGCTGCCAGCGCCGACGGCAAGGAAATCGCCGGTCGGCTGGCCGCACGGATCGGCTCGGGACTGCTGGTCGACGTGGTCGACGTCCAACCCGGCGGCAAGGCACTGTATTCGATCTTCGGCGGCGCATTCACCGTCGAGGCACAAGCCAACGGCGACACGCCAGTGATCGCCGTGCGAGCCGGTGCGATCGAAGCCGAGCCAGCCGAAGGCGCCGGCGAACAGGTCACCGTGGAGGTGCCCGCGCCCGCGGAGAACGCCGCGAAGGTCACCGCTCGCCAGCCCGCCGTCGCTGGCGACCGCCCGGAGCTGACCGAGGCTGCCATCGTGGTGTCCGGCGGACGAGGGGTGGGCAGCGCGGAGAACTTCCGCGTGGTCGAGGAGTTGGCCGACTCGCTTGGGGCCGCGGTGGGTGCGTCGCGCGCCGCGGTCGATTCGGGTTACTACCCTGGCCAGTTCCAGGTGGGCCAGACCGGAAAGACGGTCTCGCCGCAGCTCTACATCGCCTTGGGGATCTCCGGGGCCATCCAGCACCGCGCCGGGATGCAGACCTCCAAGACGATCGTCGCGGTCAACAAGGACGAGGAAGCGCCGATCTTCGAGATCGCCGACTTCGGGGTGGTCGGTGACCTGTTCAAGGTGGCCCCACAGCTGACCGAGGCGATCAAGGCCCGCAAGGGGTAG
- a CDS encoding class I SAM-dependent methyltransferase, with the protein MNAIENPRCVDAAPAALALTGERTVPDLAQENYWFRRHEVVYQQLAQRCAGREVLEAGCGEGYGADLIARVARRVIAVDYDHTAVAHVGARYPRVQALHANLTELPLADDSVDAVVSFQVVEHLWDQPRFVRECARVLRPAGMLMVSTPNRLTFSPGRDTPLNPFHTRELDAAQLTRLLVDNGFLAVNMSGVFHGPRLREMDARHGGSIIEAQIARAVADAPWPADLFDDVAAVTTADFEIVEATDRDIDDSLDLVAIAVRA; encoded by the coding sequence ATGAACGCCATCGAGAATCCGCGCTGTGTCGACGCCGCGCCCGCCGCGTTGGCGCTGACCGGTGAACGCACCGTGCCGGACCTGGCGCAGGAGAACTACTGGTTCCGCCGCCACGAGGTCGTCTACCAGCAGCTTGCCCAGCGCTGTGCGGGCCGCGAGGTGCTCGAGGCCGGCTGCGGGGAGGGCTACGGCGCCGACCTGATCGCCCGGGTGGCGCGCCGGGTCATCGCCGTCGACTACGACCACACCGCAGTGGCCCATGTTGGTGCCCGCTACCCGCGGGTGCAGGCGCTGCACGCCAACCTGACCGAGCTGCCGCTGGCCGACGACTCGGTGGACGCGGTGGTCAGCTTCCAGGTCGTCGAACACTTGTGGGACCAGCCACGGTTCGTCCGCGAGTGCGCGCGCGTGCTGCGTCCGGCGGGGATGCTGATGGTGTCTACCCCCAACCGCCTCACGTTCTCACCGGGCCGTGACACCCCGCTCAACCCGTTTCACACCCGCGAACTCGATGCCGCCCAGCTGACCCGGCTCCTGGTCGACAACGGGTTCTTGGCGGTAAACATGAGCGGCGTGTTCCACGGGCCGCGGCTGCGGGAAATGGACGCCCGGCACGGCGGCTCGATCATCGAGGCCCAGATTGCCCGGGCAGTGGCCGACGCGCCGTGGCCGGCTGACCTGTTTGACGATGTCGCGGCGGTCACCACGGCCGACTTCGAGATCGTCGAGGCCACCGACCGCGACATCGACGACAGCCTCGACCTGGTCGCGATAGCGGTGCGGGCGTGA